AAGGAGGAATCAGCCCGGTTTCAGGTTTTGCTTCCGTCTGATCCCAGGTTACTGACATCAGACTGGTCATTTCCTCATCATGTTCATTGTCTTTGATCAGCTGAAAGAAACGTTCCATTTCGGCTGGCGAACACTGATTGGTCAGATACAGATGATATAGCAGTTTTAATTCCTCTTTTTCGTTCATAGTATTCCATGAATGGATCAATATGCTATCCATTTCTACATACTATACAACTGCCGGAGCCCTAAGGACTAGTTAGAATGAAAATAATTTGAAGAAGCAATAATAAAACAGATGATGCTGCCATTTTTACTTACATATTCACGGATAAAGCGGCTGGCTTCAACCATATGATTCTTGACCGTGTTTTTAGAGATATTCAGTTTCAGTGCGATTTCATCATGACTCAGCTCCTCTACACGGCTTAGGTGGTAGATCAGTTTTTTTTGCTGAGGTAAGCGGCTGATGGCCTCATCATAGATTTTACGTAGTTCTTTTTCCAGCACATGATCTTCCGTGCGGTTGGAACTTTGCTCAATAGTATGATAGATTTGTTCCTGTAAAGCCTTTTCGCGGGCCACTTTTTTAAGATAATTCAGGACATGATTCAATGTGATTTTTTTCAGATAGGCATTGAAAGATAAAGCCACATTGATCTGCTCTCTTTTTTGCCATATTTTGATAAATACCTCCTGTACAATTTCTTCTGCAGTGTCGGCCGACTTGCATAGCTGATAAGCATAACTATAAACCTTACCTCTGTACTGATTGTAAATTTGTATAAACGCAGGTTCATCCCCCTCCCTGAATTTGATCAGCAGGTCCACGTTATCCGGTTTCTCTGATTGGGGTGTGTTCATAAATATAGGGAACAATGATAGATATTAATTTTTGAAACTCAGGATATTTATCCTCCGGAGAAAAAAAAGCGTTCTATATCTTTGTTTTTAAAAGGTATAAAAATGGAAGCAGATAAACACTATATTTTCAGATCAGCAAGGCTGGGTTTCAGAGACTGGATACGTGCGGATATAGAAAAAATGGCTGAGATCAATGCTGATCCGGAGGTTATGAGATTCTTTCCGGCAACTCAGTCTGCACAACAGACTCAGGAATTTATAGAA
This portion of the Pedobacter lusitanus genome encodes:
- a CDS encoding RNA polymerase sigma factor — its product is MNTPQSEKPDNVDLLIKFREGDEPAFIQIYNQYRGKVYSYAYQLCKSADTAEEIVQEVFIKIWQKREQINVALSFNAYLKKITLNHVLNYLKKVAREKALQEQIYHTIEQSSNRTEDHVLEKELRKIYDEAISRLPQQKKLIYHLSRVEELSHDEIALKLNISKNTVKNHMVEASRFIREYVSKNGSIICFIIASSNYFHSN